The following nucleotide sequence is from Salinispirillum sp. LH 10-3-1.
AAATCATTGAGCTAGTTGAAAATGAAATAGAAGGCGACGACTCCTTCATCCAAGCGTTGAAGTCTTTTGGAACCATAGTCGATTTTGGGCAAGGTAGGCAGTTCTATCGCTCGAACAGCCAGTTCTACCGTGAAACGGCATACTTCAATGGTGGTGTTCTAGAGGGCGAGTATATTGGTGTAGTCTTCAGTGGCACGTTAAGCCCCAGTTCGCCTTTTGGTTTGTTTATCGGTTTCGATATCAAAAGTTGTAAGCTGAGGTCGGTCTCGTTGGACTTGCCTTTGTAATGTTTTAGCGGGGCAAGATCACGTTTTGCACCGCAGTGTATCGTCAGCTTTTAGATAAGGAATCATTCAAGGTTCTCGATTCAGCTAATGAAGCGAGTCTAAGGCGGTCATTTCGACAAATCTCTGGTATGACATTGGGGCAATACCGTAAAGGGTTGTGAGGGCGTCCTTTACGCCCTCGCACGTTCGAACCTAAACATTGACCCTAAGAGGTAGCCTCTCGCCGGGCATCGTCAGCCCTGATGGCCCGCTTCAACCCCCACCACAATAACCAGCCAATCAACAAAACCTCGCCAATAAAGGTGATGCTGGCGATGTTCAGGCCATACTGAGCAAGCAGCACCGAGCCTAGGGTGTCGATCAGGTAGCCAAGCCCTGCGATGACAACCAGCGCGCCGAGCAGTGACGGTAGCAAGTTGGTTCGAATGATCAGGTACCCAAGAACAATCAGGTGAAAGCCGAAAATACCCAAGCCGAAATTGAATACGGTGAAGAAGCCGTTGAACGTATGTTGGACTAGCAAGCGCCATTCCGGGCTGTTGGGTGCTGGTGCTTGAAGCAAGCTGAGTACCTCGACCAGCGACGCTGTTGCAAACAGCAAGGCGGCGGTATAAACGAGGCGGAACCACGCAGCGAGCAGCGACAGATGTGAGTTCGCGGGCGAGAAAAAGCCGTGCAGCGCCCACGCCAAGACGATGTCCAACACGGCGACGACAAAGAAAATCAGTATGCTGATTCGAAACATGGCCTCGGAAGCCTGCAATAAGTTGATTTGGGCCACGGTATCTCCAGTCGCTTGGATTGGTTCCAAGACAACAAAGAAGGCAATGGGTGCCAATACACCCATGGCCAACAAGGCGACTGCGGCGATGATGGCAGCCCGTTTTTGATCTATGGATACTTTCGAATTTAGCATGGTTTTGATCCTGTCTGATGCGCAGTGGGGTATCTATAGCCATGCATCTTAGAGTGTTAGACCGAGCCGTTTTTGATAATTTGTGCGGTAGGGCTATTGGCGGCGGACTCCAGCAATGACGGGTTATCAGAATTACGGATTTTTGCAGGCGTTGGTGGACGACATCGAAACAAACCTTGCCGATGAGGTGAGCGTTTTAGCGCTGTCCGAGCGCAGTGGGTTGTCGCCTTGGCATTTCCAGCGGTGGTTCAAAAGTCTGATCGGTGACACCCTTGGCTCTTACATTCGGGGGCGGCGTTTGACGCGTGCCGCTCAACTGTTGCTAGACACTGATATGGGCATCATCGATATCGCGGTCAGTGTGGGTTTCGGTTCGCACGAAGCCTTCACCCGCTCGTTCAAGGCCTATTTTTCAATGTCGCCGAAGGCTTTTCGACAGGAGCGTCCGGCTGTCCGTTTGAACAAGAAGCCCATTCTGGGCGAGCAGTTGTTGCATCACATCGCCCACCGTGTGGCACGCGAGCCCGTCATTCAGGTGCGTCCGGCTCTCAGTATTGTGGGGTTTGAAACTAAGATTCCGTCGCCCTTTGTGACCGACGAGCCCAGTTGTTTTCTGATGCAGCCCGCTTGGATGCGTTTGTTCGAGCAGGAGGAGGCTGTCTTAGGTGGTGTCCCCAAAACCTATTATGGCATAACACTGAGTGAATCAGGTCGATTCACCGAAAGCGAACTTACGCACCTAGCCGCGATTGAGACAAAAAACCCTGATAATGCACCGGAGGGGATGACCGCTCTGCAGTTGCCAGAACAGCGGGTCGCCATGTTCAATGTCTCTGGTTTGGATGCGGAAGGCGTTAACCGCACCATCGACTTCATCTATGGCTACTGGCTGCCGAATTCCGGTTATCGCCGGGGCGAGGGCAGCGATTATGAGTTGATGGAGCGGGTGGAGCAGTTTTCGTCTTCGACGGAGTCAAAGTATGTCATTCCATTGAGTGATGGAAAGGAGCTAGATCGCTCGATTTAGTGTTCTTGTTAATTGAGTAAAAAAGGAATAATTTATACTCATGTCTGACTTTGAGTTCGATAATGGAAAAAGCCAAGCTAATTTGGAAAAGCATGGGATCGACTTCCTAGACGCTCAGGCGCTCTGGAGTGATCCCGACCTTCTGGAAATTCGGGCCAGATCCGATGACGAGCTTCGCTTTTTGGTCGTAGGGCTTATTGGCTCAAAACATTGGTCTGCCGTCGTCACCTACCGAAATGATGTCATTCGTATCATTTCTGTGAGGCGATCACGCAAGAAAGAGGTAGAGCTTTATGAAAGCTAAAGATTTCGATAGTAAGTTTGATCAGGACCAATCAGATGTGATTGAAGATTTGGATCTGACGTCGGCGCGTCGTGTCAATCAACAACAAAAACGCATTAATGTTGATTTTCCGTCTTGGGTGGTCGAGTCGTTAGATCGAGAAGCGGCACGTATCGGCGTGACACGGCAATCAATCATTAAGGTTTGGCTGGTTGAACGCTTGCAAGCGGAAGCGTCCAACAAACGAACTAGTGGTGATAGCACTAACGGCGCTCATTAGTACCGTGCAGTCCAACGCGTTGTGGGATATCAGGGGTAGATAAATGGCGGTAAATTTAAGCGAAGTCGATGGCGTACCGATTAAGCCAAAGCACAAGGCGGTTTGCCATTGTGGGTCGGTGGAGATTGAGTTAGATCTGCCTAGTGGGCTGGTTGACGTTCGTCGGTGTGATTGTTCACTGTGTCGCCGCAGGGGAGCGATAGTAGCGTCAGTTCCTCTGGCTGGAATTCGAATTGTGAAAGGTGAAAGCATCTTGAAGCTCTACCAGTTCAACACAAAAACGGCAAAGCACTATTTTTGCAGTAACTGTGGGATCTACACTCATCACCAACGGAGGTCTAACCCTTCGCAGTATGGCTTCAATGTCGCTTGTTTGGAGGGAATAAATCCTTTGAAAATAGCGAATGTGCCGACCTATGACGGAGTTAATCATCCTGCTGACAGTCAAAGCACTTAGTTGAACCATCAGACATGATTGAAATCAACATTCGACCAGCACTGCCCTCTGACTTTGTAGATATTCAATCGTGCGCACAAAGTGCTTATGCAAAGTACGTCGAACGCATGGGCAGAGAGCCTGCGCCAATGCACGCCGACTTCGCTACCCAGATTGCACATGGATGGGTGGTAGTTGCAGTCTGCGAGGCCGGATTAGCGGGCTATATCGTCTTCTATTTCAAGAACGATCACGCCCATATCGAGAATGTCGCTGTATCGCCGGAGTTCAGCGGCCACGGCATTGGAAAGCGCTTGCTTGAACATGCTGAACGCGCTGCCCAAGACGTTGGGTGTGTCGCAGTTGAGCTTTACACCAACGAGGCAATGACAGAGAACTTGGCGATGTACCCGAAGCTTGGTTACATCGAAGTGGAGCGCAGGCGTGAAGACGGCTTTAGCCGGGTATTTTTCCGCAAACAGGTGTGAGTGGCCGGAGGCTCCCAGTGCAAGGTGAAGGACTTCGAGCAATACCCCCTAGTCTTAGTCATTATTTCATTTTTATTACAGTCTAACTAAACGTATAATGCCGCCGTCGTTTTCGACTGCACAAAATTTGGCCTGCTCAGTCGGTGGATGCTTGCTTCTGACCCGCTGCTCGGCACAACTAGGGCATTATGTATGAGTTATTCGTTGTTTGATTTTCTCCAGCTTATCGGTTCGTTGGGGATTTTTATTTTTGGTATGAAGATCTTTAGCGAAGGCCTGCAGAAGATCGCGGGACATCGCCTGAAGGGTATTCTGAGTGGCATGACCCGAAACCGTGCTGTCGGTGTGTTGACGGGGTTTGGCACGACGGCCATTACTCAGTCTTCGACTACCACCACCGTTATGGCGGTGAGTTTCGTGAATGCGGGGCTGCTGACGTTTATGCAGTCTACGGGCGTGATCATGGGTGCCAACATTGGTACGACGATCACTGCGTGGATGGTTTCTCTGTTCGGCTTCAAGTTCCAGATTACCCCGATTGCGGTTGCCGTTATCGGGGTATTTTTTGCCTTCTTGTTTTCCAACAACAGCCGCTTGCGGAACATCGCAGAGGCCATGGTGGGCTTTGGTATCCTGTTCATCGGCCTTGATTTCATTAAAGGCGCGGTGCCGGACATCAACAGTAACCCGGCCATGTTGGCGTTCTTAGATGGTTTCAGTGAGTACGGTTACTTTTCGCTGATGCTGTTTGTGGTGGTTGGTGCGGTACTGACCCTGTTAACCCAGTCATCGTCGGCGGCGACCACCATCACCTTGGTGATGCTGTTTGAGGGTTGGATATCCTTCCCCATTGCGGCAGCCATGATTTTGGGTGAGAACATCGGTACCACCGTCACGGCCAATATTGCGGCTCTGGTGGGTAACGTGCATGCGAAACGAGCGGCTAGGTTCCACTTTTTGTTCAACATTGTGGGTGTGATTTGGATGATGATCGTCATCTATCCAGTGTTGCATACCATCGATTGGGTGATTCAAGCAGCAACGGGCAGTGCCGTTTCTGTTTTCGACCCCTCCGCCGGTGCGCGTGCCAATGCTACGTTGGCGGTGTCCTTGTTCCATACGACATTCAATGTGCTGAATGTGGTGCTGTTGTTTGCCTTTGTGCCCTATTTGATTCGCTTTGTGGAGTACATTCAGCCGGATCGCGGTTCGCCGGAAGACTTCCATCTGCGTTACATTGGCATGGGCATGATGACCTCGCCCGGGATCGCTATTGCGCAGGCGCAGAAAGAAATTCAACACTTTGCCGGGGTGGTGGAGAGCATGCACGGTTCGGTACATGAGCTGCTGTTTGATCCCGACGCTTCGCGTACCAAG
It contains:
- a CDS encoding DUF4386 domain-containing protein, yielding MLNSKVSIDQKRAAIIAAVALLAMGVLAPIAFFVVLEPIQATGDTVAQINLLQASEAMFRISILIFFVVAVLDIVLAWALHGFFSPANSHLSLLAAWFRLVYTAALLFATASLVEVLSLLQAPAPNSPEWRLLVQHTFNGFFTVFNFGLGIFGFHLIVLGYLIIRTNLLPSLLGALVVIAGLGYLIDTLGSVLLAQYGLNIASITFIGEVLLIGWLLWWGLKRAIRADDARREATS
- a CDS encoding GFA family protein; amino-acid sequence: MAVNLSEVDGVPIKPKHKAVCHCGSVEIELDLPSGLVDVRRCDCSLCRRRGAIVASVPLAGIRIVKGESILKLYQFNTKTAKHYFCSNCGIYTHHQRRSNPSQYGFNVACLEGINPLKIANVPTYDGVNHPADSQST
- a CDS encoding AraC family transcriptional regulator encodes the protein MTGYQNYGFLQALVDDIETNLADEVSVLALSERSGLSPWHFQRWFKSLIGDTLGSYIRGRRLTRAAQLLLDTDMGIIDIAVSVGFGSHEAFTRSFKAYFSMSPKAFRQERPAVRLNKKPILGEQLLHHIAHRVAREPVIQVRPALSIVGFETKIPSPFVTDEPSCFLMQPAWMRLFEQEEAVLGGVPKTYYGITLSESGRFTESELTHLAAIETKNPDNAPEGMTALQLPEQRVAMFNVSGLDAEGVNRTIDFIYGYWLPNSGYRRGEGSDYELMERVEQFSSSTESKYVIPLSDGKELDRSI
- the brnA gene encoding type II toxin-antitoxin system BrnA family antitoxin — translated: MKAKDFDSKFDQDQSDVIEDLDLTSARRVNQQQKRINVDFPSWVVESLDREAARIGVTRQSIIKVWLVERLQAEASNKRTSGDSTNGAH
- a CDS encoding BrnT family toxin, with protein sequence MSDFEFDNGKSQANLEKHGIDFLDAQALWSDPDLLEIRARSDDELRFLVVGLIGSKHWSAVVTYRNDVIRIISVRRSRKKEVELYES
- a CDS encoding Na/Pi cotransporter family protein, whose protein sequence is MSYSLFDFLQLIGSLGIFIFGMKIFSEGLQKIAGHRLKGILSGMTRNRAVGVLTGFGTTAITQSSTTTTVMAVSFVNAGLLTFMQSTGVIMGANIGTTITAWMVSLFGFKFQITPIAVAVIGVFFAFLFSNNSRLRNIAEAMVGFGILFIGLDFIKGAVPDINSNPAMLAFLDGFSEYGYFSLMLFVVVGAVLTLLTQSSSAATTITLVMLFEGWISFPIAAAMILGENIGTTVTANIAALVGNVHAKRAARFHFLFNIVGVIWMMIVIYPVLHTIDWVIQAATGSAVSVFDPSAGARANATLAVSLFHTTFNVLNVVLLFAFVPYLIRFVEYIQPDRGSPEDFHLRYIGMGMMTSPGIAIAQAQKEIQHFAGVVESMHGSVHELLFDPDASRTKLMERIQKQEEATDQLEIEISDYLVRISEHTNLEHWMTERIRYMQTMINDMERIADIYYQVSKLAERMKETDSVWPEDAMSEMKEMMGALQEAIKAMHLNTAREPDQVSLKESIRLEDAIDKLRDDYRSTHYTRLENGVYTPRSGVIFIDMLNRLERIGDHVLNVNESASGRRLRSMRLDGGKTTAS
- a CDS encoding GNAT family N-acetyltransferase translates to MIEINIRPALPSDFVDIQSCAQSAYAKYVERMGREPAPMHADFATQIAHGWVVVAVCEAGLAGYIVFYFKNDHAHIENVAVSPEFSGHGIGKRLLEHAERAAQDVGCVAVELYTNEAMTENLAMYPKLGYIEVERRREDGFSRVFFRKQV